The following proteins are co-located in the Nocardia bhagyanarayanae genome:
- a CDS encoding S1 family peptidase, with translation MLLPRIGQFRSAARQTRFRKSVIAASAAILLFGPTAAVANAEPAPGLPADLIAAVTRDLKISPEEYLRRAELGQQVAAFATSAQRQYPEVFGGAWLDDAGKAVVAIAQGPGAEEARNAAASAGFEVRNVAKSEAALRGEKSAFERWLEGQPEAVAALVRGVVIDTVNNSIAVRVDQAGLPMPSFVDPARVIVIAPPVAAEQLPQGTAIAEGDSRAALAGGDGYASVGGGSQLRCSFGFNGTDRAGNVVNISAGHCNPDLDNASAVHELLPREQRGAQLGVFQKSVLGNQDYSIIRINDAFTDRFSNNSVRVPGAAPVAIDGVATPVVGAPVCKSGSRTGFSCGIVNAVDQTVQVGDRELTQSFSANICALPGDSGGPIVTGRLALGISSASSVADYPICEIPNLIGALTGNTPQLFAQPVSVVLSDNPGLRIRTN, from the coding sequence ATGCTCCTGCCACGTATAGGTCAGTTCCGATCCGCTGCGCGACAGACCAGGTTCCGGAAATCAGTGATCGCCGCTTCGGCGGCGATCTTGCTGTTCGGGCCGACGGCGGCAGTGGCGAATGCGGAACCCGCCCCGGGCCTGCCCGCGGATCTCATCGCCGCGGTCACCCGTGATCTGAAGATCTCCCCCGAGGAGTACCTGCGCCGCGCCGAGCTCGGCCAGCAGGTCGCGGCCTTCGCCACGTCGGCGCAGCGCCAGTACCCGGAGGTCTTCGGTGGCGCTTGGCTCGACGACGCGGGCAAGGCCGTCGTCGCGATCGCGCAGGGGCCGGGCGCGGAGGAAGCGCGCAACGCCGCCGCGTCGGCCGGGTTCGAGGTCCGCAACGTCGCCAAGAGCGAGGCCGCGCTGCGCGGCGAGAAGAGCGCGTTCGAGCGGTGGCTGGAGGGCCAGCCCGAGGCGGTCGCCGCCCTGGTGCGCGGCGTCGTGATCGACACCGTCAACAACAGCATCGCGGTGCGGGTGGACCAGGCGGGTCTGCCGATGCCCAGCTTCGTCGACCCGGCGCGGGTCATCGTGATCGCGCCGCCCGTTGCGGCCGAGCAGCTGCCGCAGGGCACCGCGATCGCCGAGGGCGACAGCCGGGCCGCGCTCGCGGGCGGCGACGGATACGCGTCGGTGGGCGGTGGGAGCCAGCTGCGCTGCTCGTTCGGTTTCAACGGCACCGATCGCGCGGGCAACGTCGTGAACATCTCCGCGGGCCACTGCAACCCCGATCTCGACAACGCCTCGGCCGTGCACGAGCTGCTGCCCCGGGAGCAGCGCGGCGCACAGCTCGGCGTGTTCCAGAAGTCGGTGCTGGGCAACCAGGACTACTCGATCATCCGGATCAACGACGCCTTCACCGACCGCTTCAGCAACAACAGCGTGCGGGTTCCCGGCGCCGCGCCGGTCGCGATCGACGGTGTGGCCACCCCGGTGGTCGGCGCCCCGGTCTGCAAATCGGGTTCGCGCACCGGATTCAGCTGCGGCATCGTCAACGCCGTCGACCAGACCGTGCAGGTCGGCGATCGTGAACTGACGCAGAGCTTCTCGGCCAACATCTGCGCCCTGCCCGGCGACAGCGGCGGCCCGATCGTCACCGGACGTCTCGCGCTCGGCATCTCCAGCGCCTCGTCGGTGGCCGACTACCCGATCTGCGAGATCCCCAACCTGATCGGCGCGCTCACCGGCAACACGCCGCAGCTGTTCGCGCAGCCGGTCAGCGTGGTCCTCTCGGACAACCCGGGGCTGCGCATCCGCACCAACTGA
- a CDS encoding S1 family peptidase, whose protein sequence is MRKLVARRAAVKAASLGAAATVLLAPLSGTATAEPAPPQLSADALPAELVEAIARDLKMTPTEYLDRAARAQQLREYARDFRSERPDSFAGAWMAADGKAVVAVTSPDAASIAAADGYQTRLAPISADSLESSLMQLNQWITALPRELSEAINSVAIDFLNSQLVLSVANTPAGHVLNLPTLIANIKVILSPGSGGPVERRPMGGDTYISAPSSLHDSSLRNVDVCSFGFNSVDAEGNALNISAGHCDPNLGKANQEAGVYLPNLKDLPNSPELGTFVSATLGGENALDYSVIKLNDRAVRAGMDQPSVRGANGTTLAITGTADPITGAPVCKSGQSSTFTCGFVVADRVETQLYTAEGESKTIRGFASSACTLGGDSGGAIVSGTLALGITSGSNAADAPDCNEANVALAPYGGTATLGIPIRAILADIDATAGGGIGSGIQVRTRPNAG, encoded by the coding sequence ATGCGCAAGTTGGTGGCGCGTCGCGCCGCGGTCAAAGCAGCCTCTCTCGGAGCAGCGGCGACCGTTCTCCTGGCCCCCTTGTCCGGCACGGCGACGGCGGAACCCGCACCGCCACAGCTCAGCGCCGACGCCCTGCCCGCGGAGCTGGTCGAGGCGATCGCGCGCGATCTGAAGATGACGCCCACCGAGTACCTCGATCGCGCGGCGCGCGCCCAGCAGCTCAGGGAATACGCCCGCGACTTCCGTTCCGAGCGCCCCGATTCCTTCGCGGGCGCGTGGATGGCCGCCGACGGCAAGGCCGTCGTCGCGGTGACCTCGCCGGACGCCGCGAGCATCGCCGCGGCCGACGGCTACCAGACCCGGCTCGCCCCGATCTCCGCGGACAGCCTGGAAAGCTCGCTGATGCAGCTCAACCAGTGGATCACCGCCCTGCCGCGCGAGCTGTCCGAGGCGATCAACTCGGTGGCCATCGACTTCCTGAACAGCCAGCTCGTGCTCAGCGTCGCGAACACCCCCGCCGGTCACGTGCTGAACCTGCCGACCCTGATCGCCAACATCAAGGTCATCCTCTCCCCCGGCAGCGGCGGCCCGGTCGAGCGCAGGCCGATGGGTGGCGACACCTACATCAGCGCGCCCAGCTCGCTGCACGATTCCTCGCTGCGCAACGTCGACGTCTGCTCCTTCGGCTTCAACAGCGTGGACGCGGAAGGCAACGCGCTCAACATCAGCGCGGGCCACTGCGACCCGAACCTCGGCAAGGCGAACCAGGAGGCCGGTGTCTACCTGCCCAATCTGAAGGACCTCCCGAACAGCCCCGAGCTCGGCACCTTCGTGAGCGCCACGCTCGGCGGCGAGAACGCGCTGGACTACTCGGTGATCAAGCTGAACGACCGCGCCGTCCGTGCGGGCATGGACCAGCCCTCGGTGCGCGGCGCCAACGGCACCACCCTGGCGATCACCGGCACCGCCGACCCGATCACCGGCGCCCCGGTGTGCAAGTCGGGCCAGTCGTCCACGTTCACTTGCGGTTTCGTGGTCGCGGACCGGGTCGAGACGCAGCTCTACACCGCGGAGGGCGAGTCCAAGACGATCCGCGGCTTCGCCAGCTCCGCGTGCACCCTCGGCGGCGACAGCGGCGGCGCGATCGTCTCCGGCACCCTCGCGCTCGGCATCACCAGCGGCTCCAACGCCGCCGACGCCCCGGACTGCAACGAGGCGAACGTCGCGCTCGCGCCCTACGGCGGCACCGCCACGCTGGGCATTCCCATCCGCGCGATCCTCGCCGACATCGACGCGACGGCGGGCGGCGGGATCGGCAGCGGCATCCAGGTACGGACCCGACCGAACGCCGGATAG